The Seleniivibrio woodruffii genome contains a region encoding:
- a CDS encoding GSU3529 family protein, producing MFDRLKRVLKEAQDNQDLPDYLAEEIERIISEPERFAGREDEISELADKVELYDTYGQTGYLGMGVNNAILERTLKRFWK from the coding sequence GTGTTTGACAGATTAAAGAGAGTGCTTAAGGAAGCGCAGGACAATCAGGATCTGCCGGACTATCTGGCAGAGGAGATAGAGAGGATAATCAGCGAGCCGGAGAGGTTTGCCGGAAGGGAGGATGAGATATCCGAACTGGCGGACAAGGTTGAGCTTTACGATACATACGGACAGACAGGCTATCTTGGAATGGGCGTTAACAACGCAATTCTGGAAAGAACACTTAAAAGGTTTTGGAAATAA
- a CDS encoding HAMP domain-containing sensor histidine kinase, translated as MPKMNSLFTKLLLLTILAAALLNFAVFATFHYYSITTDTRMRSNMTDYVQYLVRDIGNPPEKARAEKLAERLGLFVSYESDSESWTAGVSPDDFPDRKLLEFFSREGLSISSAHGYTRIVSSADGGILTLLMFPEKGEISKLRNLMFVLCGIMMVILAGTLLIIRRMLSPVKKMHAAIEEVKNGNYGHKISQSGRDELAQLCRMFNGLTSEIERAVRSRERLLADVSHELRTPLTSMRVAADMVADEELKQSLIEDINSMDTLTGKVLESARLGVSDRILEMDTVDFSALVRRCAGKFRNRGSNIELSIYENISLCANGLMLESLMTNLLENAVKYSVNTDSPVKVTALKDADGLTVTVSDKGQGIAAKEIPYVFEPFYRSDTARTRNTGYGLGLSLCKRIVELHGGTIKLRSEEGAGTEVVFTLPPMLINI; from the coding sequence ATGCCTAAGATGAATTCACTTTTCACAAAACTTCTGCTGCTGACTATTCTGGCGGCCGCACTGCTTAACTTTGCGGTGTTTGCAACCTTTCATTATTATTCGATAACCACTGACACCAGAATGCGGTCTAACATGACCGACTATGTGCAATATCTTGTAAGAGATATAGGAAATCCCCCTGAAAAAGCCAGAGCTGAAAAACTGGCAGAGCGTCTTGGCCTGTTTGTCTCTTACGAATCAGACTCCGAAAGCTGGACAGCGGGAGTGTCGCCAGATGATTTTCCGGACAGAAAACTGCTGGAATTTTTCAGCAGAGAAGGTCTGAGCATCTCCTCCGCCCACGGCTACACCCGTATAGTCAGCTCTGCCGACGGCGGGATACTCACTCTGCTCATGTTTCCCGAAAAGGGGGAGATAAGCAAACTGAGAAATCTGATGTTCGTCCTCTGCGGAATTATGATGGTGATTCTGGCGGGAACGCTTCTCATCATCAGGCGCATGCTGTCGCCTGTCAAAAAGATGCATGCGGCAATAGAAGAGGTTAAAAACGGCAATTACGGCCATAAGATAAGTCAGAGCGGAAGGGACGAACTGGCGCAGCTGTGCCGTATGTTCAACGGGCTGACTTCGGAGATTGAGCGTGCTGTCCGTTCCCGTGAACGGCTTCTGGCGGATGTGAGCCATGAACTGCGTACCCCTCTGACCAGTATGCGGGTGGCGGCGGACATGGTTGCCGACGAGGAGTTGAAGCAGTCCCTCATTGAAGACATCAACAGTATGGACACTCTCACCGGAAAGGTTCTGGAATCCGCAAGGCTTGGCGTCTCAGACAGGATTCTGGAGATGGATACGGTGGATTTTTCCGCACTTGTCCGGCGTTGTGCCGGAAAATTCAGAAACAGGGGGAGCAATATAGAGCTTTCTATCTATGAGAATATAAGCCTCTGTGCAAACGGTCTGATGCTTGAGAGCCTTATGACCAATCTGCTTGAGAATGCCGTAAAATATTCCGTCAATACGGATTCGCCTGTAAAAGTGACGGCTTTGAAGGATGCGGACGGACTGACAGTGACCGTTTCTGACAAAGGGCAGGGCATTGCCGCAAAAGAGATCCCTTATGTTTTCGAACCTTTTTACAGGTCAGACACGGCAAGGACAAGAAACACCGGATACGGACTGGGACTGAGCCTGTGCAAGCGGATAGTGGAACTGCACGGCGGAACTATAAAACTGAGAAGTGAAGAGGGGGCAGGCACCGAAGTGGTGTTCACTCTGCCGCCCATGCTTATAAACATCTGA
- a CDS encoding response regulator transcription factor — protein MQNRILIVDDDVKLCRMLSRYLAEFSYTVDSLNDPTEAEGYLRRSSPSIIILDVMMPKMNGFELCKRIRRESDIPVIILSARGGVEDRIAGLEAGADDYLPKPFEPRELVARISSILKRAEGRQQAQPSAGGIDHGRLNVDTDTHRAFLDGTELELTRAEFVILCLMLRNPYRVLDRDKIFNELKGLDCDAFNRTVDVTVSRLRTKLGDDPKAPSFIKTVWGEGYMFIAEK, from the coding sequence ATGCAGAACAGGATTCTGATTGTTGACGACGATGTTAAGCTCTGCCGGATGCTCTCCCGCTATCTGGCTGAGTTCTCCTATACTGTTGACAGCCTGAACGACCCCACAGAGGCCGAGGGCTACCTGCGCAGATCATCGCCGTCCATAATAATTCTGGACGTTATGATGCCCAAGATGAACGGTTTTGAACTGTGTAAGAGGATACGCAGAGAGTCGGATATTCCTGTGATAATTTTATCAGCCAGAGGCGGTGTCGAGGACAGGATAGCCGGGCTTGAGGCAGGGGCGGATGACTATCTGCCGAAACCTTTCGAGCCAAGAGAGCTTGTGGCCAGAATATCCTCAATTCTGAAAAGGGCGGAGGGCAGACAGCAGGCTCAGCCGTCTGCTGGAGGAATCGACCACGGCAGGCTGAACGTTGATACTGACACACACAGGGCTTTTCTGGACGGAACAGAACTGGAGCTGACCCGTGCGGAATTTGTTATTTTATGTCTGATGCTCCGCAACCCTTACAGGGTTCTGGACAGAGACAAAATTTTCAACGAGCTTAAAGGACTGGACTGCGATGCGTTCAACAGGACCGTGGATGTCACCGTCAGCAGACTCAGAACAAAGCTGGGCGACGACCCTAAAGCTCCGAGTTTTATAAAAACCGTGTGGGGTGAAGGATATATGTTCATTGCGGAGAAGTGA
- a CDS encoding MarR family winged helix-turn-helix transcriptional regulator yields the protein MTKHKGTAEEVEALDVYIKLMRASKSVTDAAHDHLTKEKLSDTQFGVLETLYHLGALCQKELADKNLKSTANITTVIDNLEKRKLVERVRSEEDRRYITVHLTEEGHNLIHRIFPDHARAIVKCFRSLTAEEKKTLGDICRKLGKSQTA from the coding sequence ATGACAAAGCATAAAGGAACGGCGGAAGAGGTTGAAGCTCTTGATGTATACATCAAGCTGATGCGTGCCTCAAAGAGCGTCACCGATGCCGCCCATGACCACCTGACAAAAGAGAAACTGTCCGACACCCAGTTCGGAGTGCTGGAAACCCTGTATCATCTCGGAGCACTCTGTCAGAAAGAGCTGGCGGACAAAAACCTGAAAAGCACTGCTAACATCACCACCGTTATAGACAACCTCGAAAAACGGAAACTGGTGGAACGGGTGCGCAGCGAAGAGGACAGACGCTACATAACAGTGCATCTGACCGAAGAGGGGCATAACCTTATCCACAGGATTTTCCCCGACCATGCACGGGCGATAGTGAAATGTTTCAGATCACTGACAGCAGAAGAAAAGAAAACGCTGGGCGACATTTGCAGAAAGCTCGGCAAAAGCCAGACGGCTTAA
- a CDS encoding GSU3529 family protein, with protein sequence MSQVFADLKEAATDQYVNGELPEWLATPVLAVAGNPEKYGEKEYLVEILLEQVKDFDVYAEAGCCKWAYDHEDIARTLRWLEGEGV encoded by the coding sequence ATGAGTCAGGTGTTTGCGGATCTGAAAGAGGCGGCTACTGATCAGTATGTGAACGGGGAACTGCCGGAATGGCTGGCGACGCCTGTGCTTGCTGTGGCGGGAAATCCTGAGAAATACGGCGAAAAGGAATATCTGGTTGAGATACTTCTGGAGCAGGTGAAGGATTTTGACGTGTATGCCGAGGCGGGATGCTGCAAGTGGGCATACGACCACGAAGATATAGCCAGAACCCTGCGATGGCTGGAGGGCGAAGGTGTTTGA
- a CDS encoding pyrimidine/purine nucleoside phosphorylase, translating into MSEFTNVTVVKKANVFFGGNVVSRTVIFEDGTKKTLGFIQPGEYTFNTAAAEVMEILSGEMEVSIQGQAEKLIIKGEGVFDVPENSSFTMNVTAHADYICSFAK; encoded by the coding sequence ATGTCTGAATTCACCAATGTTACAGTCGTTAAAAAAGCAAACGTATTTTTCGGCGGAAATGTGGTAAGCCGCACTGTTATTTTTGAAGACGGAACAAAAAAGACTCTGGGTTTCATCCAGCCCGGCGAATATACCTTCAACACTGCGGCAGCAGAGGTAATGGAGATCCTCAGCGGCGAGATGGAGGTCAGCATTCAGGGACAGGCGGAAAAACTTATAATCAAAGGCGAAGGCGTGTTTGATGTTCCCGAAAACTCATCTTTCACAATGAACGTAACAGCGCACGCCGACTACATCTGCTCATTCGCAAAATAA
- a CDS encoding tyrosine-protein phosphatase yields the protein MTPMIKKILMTFGAIVAIIFLFFIYQKFINHNFHTVEKGVLYRSAQPTPEMLKEYKDKYGIKSVISLRRARPDKEWYRQEIRASEELGMAHYDVALSSTMPAPMKKMEELVQILKTAERPMLIHCLGGSDRTGLGVALYFYAVKEIPPQIAVKKSLSVLYGHFPYLWMNTDAMSQSFYRYTKKY from the coding sequence ATGACACCCATGATCAAGAAAATACTGATGACGTTCGGCGCCATAGTGGCAATTATTTTTTTATTCTTCATTTATCAGAAGTTTATAAACCATAACTTCCACACGGTCGAAAAGGGTGTGCTCTACAGAAGCGCACAGCCCACTCCGGAAATGCTGAAAGAATATAAAGATAAATACGGAATAAAATCAGTTATCAGCCTGCGCAGGGCAAGACCGGACAAAGAATGGTACAGGCAGGAGATAAGAGCATCTGAAGAGCTGGGAATGGCTCATTACGACGTCGCCCTGTCTTCGACAATGCCTGCCCCCATGAAAAAGATGGAAGAACTTGTGCAGATTCTGAAAACTGCCGAACGCCCAATGCTGATCCACTGTCTTGGCGGCTCCGACAGAACAGGTCTGGGAGTTGCGCTGTATTTTTATGCGGTAAAGGAGATCCCTCCTCAGATAGCCGTAAAAAAATCCCTCAGTGTGCTTTACGGCCACTTCCCCTATCTCTGGATGAACACCGACGCAATGTCGCAAAGTTTTTACAGATATACTAAAAAATACTGA
- a CDS encoding retention module-containing protein, whose translation MSAVGKVIQVIGQAVLHSIDGSTRMIYPGDIISLGDVIETTTGSKVVLQLASGREIVVGANEQVAIDETLISAFDDAVVNADELQQMLESGEDLSDSQEETAAGEEAGQNISLGDYLSGDSSEGYVGSYLLPSAYVAPASETNNPGTGTTNNNTQTTETTDGTITYSLAAGAAVPPGFVLNPDGSYFIDPSIPDYDYLGEGETAEYNVDVIVTYPDGYTEPGVINVVIEGTNDAPVAYAAVIDAVEDGAVVTGQLQANDPDVNDVLTYAAVSQDTPAGFTLNPDGSYSFDPASYGYLAQGQTATFSVTYSVTDDKGAVDYNTITITVTGTNDAPVVSDITYSGTEDTPVIITAEQLLAQASDVDGDTLSIVSVDSVSGGTLTDNGNGTYTFTPDRDYSGQAVFTFTVTDGTATSSATGRIDIAAVNDAPVAEAAANAVTEGNIISGQLTATDVEGDILTFSTNGELPAGFVLNPNGSYSFDASSYGYLAEGQQAVYDITYTVSDGNGGTSVSTLTITVTGTNDAPVAEAAAASVVEDNTITGQLTATDADSAVLTFAAVGDTPAGFTLNPDGSYTFDASSYSYLTEGQQAVYEIPYTVTDELGATSTAKLTITVTGTNDAPVAEAAAASVVEDNTITGQLTATDADSTVLTFAAVGDTPAGFTLNPDGSYTFDASSYSYLAEGQQAVYEIPYTVTDELGATSTAKLTITVTGTNDAPVAEAAAASVVEDNTITGQLTATDPDSTGLTFTVSEPPAGFTLNPDGSYSFDASSYDYLGEGEQTVVEIPYTVTDEFGAASTAKLSITVTGTNDAAVVSADSVVLTEADAPLTANGQLTITDVDNPAVFVAQTDTEGTYGKFSIDENGAWTFVANSAFNELNVGDSYSETFTVAAADGTTSTVTVRINGTNDAAVLSSESVVLTESDTALTANGQLTITDVDNPAVFVAQTDTEGTYGKFSIDENGAWTFVANSAFNELNVGDSYSETFTVAAADGTTSTVTVRINGTNDAAVLSSESVVLTESDATLTANGQLTITDVDNPAVFVAQTDTEGAYGKFSIDANGAWTFTANSAFNELNVGDSYSETFTVAAADGTTSTVTVRINGTNDAAVLSSESVTLTESDAALTTNGQLTITDVDNAAVFVAQTDTEGTYGKFSIDENGAWTFVANSAFNELNVGDSYSETFTVAAADGTTSTVTVRINGTNDAAVLSSESVILTESDTALTANGQLTITDVDNPAVFVAQTDTEGTYGKFSIDANGAWTFTANSAFNELNIGDSYSETFTVAAADGTTSTVTVRINGTNDAAILSSESVTLTETDTALTANGQLTITDVDNPAVFVAQTETEGAYGKFSIDENGAWTFTANSAFNELNIGDSYSETFTVSASDGTTSTVTVRINGTNDAAILSSESVTLTETDTALTANGQLTITDVDNPAVFVAQTDTEGAYGKFSIDENGAWTFTANSAFNELNVGDSYSETFTVSAEDGTTSTVTVRINGTNDAAVLSSESVVLTESDTALTANGQLAITDVDNPAVFVAQTETEGIYGKFSIDANGAWTFTANSAFNELNVGDSYSETFTVAAADGTTSTVTVRINGTNDAAILSSESVVLTESDAVLTANGQLTITDVDN comes from the coding sequence ATGTCTGCAGTTGGAAAAGTTATTCAGGTTATCGGTCAGGCGGTTCTCCACAGTATCGACGGCTCAACGAGAATGATCTATCCGGGAGATATAATCTCTCTGGGCGATGTTATCGAAACCACCACAGGCTCAAAGGTTGTTCTTCAACTGGCAAGCGGCAGAGAGATAGTCGTTGGTGCTAACGAGCAGGTAGCCATCGACGAAACACTGATTTCAGCATTTGACGATGCAGTTGTAAATGCGGACGAGCTTCAGCAGATGCTGGAGAGCGGCGAAGACCTTTCCGACAGTCAGGAAGAGACGGCAGCAGGTGAGGAGGCCGGACAGAACATCTCTCTTGGCGATTACCTCAGCGGGGATTCATCCGAAGGATATGTCGGCAGCTATCTGCTCCCCTCTGCATATGTTGCCCCCGCCTCAGAAACAAACAACCCCGGAACAGGCACCACAAACAATAATACTCAGACGACAGAAACCACGGACGGTACTATAACATATTCACTTGCCGCAGGAGCGGCAGTTCCTCCCGGTTTTGTGCTCAACCCCGACGGATCCTATTTCATAGACCCCTCTATCCCCGACTACGACTATCTGGGCGAAGGCGAAACTGCTGAATATAACGTTGACGTTATCGTCACATATCCCGACGGCTACACTGAGCCGGGGGTTATCAACGTTGTCATCGAGGGAACGAACGACGCTCCCGTTGCCTATGCCGCAGTTATCGATGCGGTTGAGGACGGAGCAGTGGTTACAGGTCAGCTTCAGGCGAACGACCCCGATGTGAACGATGTGCTCACATATGCGGCGGTCTCTCAGGATACTCCCGCCGGATTCACCCTTAATCCCGACGGCTCATACTCGTTTGATCCCGCATCCTACGGCTATCTGGCTCAGGGACAGACAGCGACCTTCTCCGTTACATATTCGGTCACTGACGACAAAGGCGCAGTTGACTACAATACTATTACAATAACAGTCACAGGAACCAACGATGCCCCTGTGGTAAGCGATATAACCTATTCAGGCACAGAAGATACACCCGTTATCATCACTGCAGAACAGCTCCTTGCGCAGGCGAGCGATGTTGACGGCGATACTCTCTCAATCGTTTCTGTTGACTCCGTTTCCGGCGGCACACTGACCGACAACGGCAACGGTACATACACATTCACTCCCGACAGAGACTACAGCGGACAGGCTGTGTTTACCTTTACAGTGACAGACGGCACGGCAACATCATCCGCCACAGGCAGAATTGATATTGCTGCGGTGAACGATGCTCCTGTGGCCGAGGCGGCTGCAAACGCCGTCACTGAAGGTAACATCATTTCAGGCCAGCTGACCGCAACTGATGTTGAGGGCGACATTCTCACTTTCAGCACCAACGGCGAGCTTCCTGCCGGATTTGTGCTCAACCCAAATGGATCCTACAGCTTTGATGCCTCTTCATACGGCTATCTGGCAGAGGGTCAGCAGGCTGTTTATGACATCACCTACACTGTTTCCGACGGAAACGGCGGAACGTCTGTTTCAACACTCACCATAACCGTTACAGGCACAAACGATGCACCCGTTGCCGAGGCGGCCGCAGCTTCTGTTGTTGAGGACAACACCATCACAGGACAGCTCACGGCAACAGATGCTGACAGTGCAGTTTTAACTTTTGCGGCTGTGGGTGATACCCCCGCCGGATTTACTCTCAACCCCGATGGTTCTTATACCTTCGATGCCTCATCATACAGCTATCTTACGGAAGGCCAGCAGGCGGTTTATGAGATACCCTATACGGTGACTGATGAACTTGGAGCAACTTCCACTGCAAAACTTACTATCACCGTTACAGGTACAAACGATGCACCCGTTGCCGAAGCGGCCGCAGCTTCTGTTGTTGAGGACAACACCATCACAGGACAGCTCACGGCAACAGATGCTGACAGTACAGTTTTAACTTTTGCGGCTGTGGGTGATACCCCAGCCGGATTTACTCTCAACCCTGATGGTTCTTACACCTTCGATGCCTCATCATACAGCTATCTGGCAGAGGGCCAGCAGGCGGTTTATGAGATACCCTATACGGTGACTGATGAACTTGGAGCAACTTCCACTGCAAAACTTACTATCACCGTTACAGGTACAAACGATGCGCCAGTTGCCGAAGCGGCCGCAGCTTCTGTCGTTGAGGACAACACCATCACAGGACAGCTCACGGCGACCGATCCCGACAGCACAGGTCTTACATTTACAGTCAGCGAGCCGCCCGCAGGGTTTACACTTAATCCTGACGGCTCATACAGTTTCGATGCCTCCTCATATGACTATCTGGGCGAGGGCGAGCAGACGGTTGTCGAGATACCCTATACAGTCACAGATGAATTTGGCGCAGCTTCCACTGCAAAACTTTCTATAACCGTAACCGGCACGAACGATGCGGCTGTGGTTTCCGCTGATTCTGTGGTTCTTACGGAGGCAGATGCTCCTTTAACTGCTAACGGTCAGCTTACGATAACTGACGTAGACAACCCTGCTGTGTTTGTTGCTCAGACAGACACAGAAGGTACATACGGCAAGTTCAGCATAGACGAGAATGGAGCATGGACGTTTGTTGCCAACTCAGCTTTCAACGAACTGAATGTTGGTGATTCCTACTCTGAAACCTTCACTGTTGCGGCAGCTGATGGTACGACATCGACTGTTACAGTACGCATAAACGGCACTAACGATGCGGCTGTTCTTTCAAGCGAATCAGTGGTTCTTACTGAATCTGACACAGCACTGACTGCTAACGGCCAGCTCACTATAACAGATGTTGACAACCCCGCTGTGTTCGTTGCACAGACAGACACAGAGGGCACATACGGCAAGTTCAGCATAGATGAGAACGGCGCATGGACGTTTGTTGCCAACTCAGCTTTCAACGAACTGAATGTCGGTGATTCCTACTCTGAAACCTTCACTGTTGCGGCAGCTGACGGCACTACATCAACCGTTACAGTACGCATAAACGGAACGAACGATGCCGCAGTTCTTTCCTCTGAAAGTGTAGTTCTTACCGAATCTGACGCTACACTTACTGCTAACGGTCAGCTTACGATAACAGATGTTGACAACCCTGCTGTGTTCGTTGCTCAGACTGACACGGAAGGCGCATACGGCAAGTTCAGCATAGATGCTAATGGCGCTTGGACATTTACAGCCAACTCAGCTTTCAACGAGCTTAACGTAGGCGATTCTTACTCAGAAACTTTCACTGTAGCGGCTGCTGATGGTACGACTTCTACAGTAACTGTTAGAATCAACGGCACAAATGATGCCGCAGTTCTTTCAAGCGAGTCAGTTACATTGACTGAATCAGACGCTGCACTCACTACCAATGGTCAGCTGACGATCACAGACGTGGATAACGCTGCTGTGTTCGTCGCACAGACAGACACGGAAGGTACATACGGCAAATTCAGCATAGATGAGAATGGCGCTTGGACTTTCGTTGCTAACTCAGCTTTCAACGAACTGAACGTTGGCGATTCCTACTCGGAAACATTTACGGTAGCGGCGGCAGATGGTACTACATCAACCGTTACAGTACGCATAAACGGTACGAATGATGCAGCTGTTCTTTCTTCTGAAAGCGTAATACTGACAGAATCTGACACAGCACTGACAGCTAACGGACAGCTTACGATCACAGACGTTGACAACCCCGCAGTGTTCGTCGCACAGACAGACACAGAGGGCACATACGGCAAATTCAGCATAGATGCTAATGGTGCTTGGACTTTCACCGCCAACTCAGCTTTCAACGAGCTGAACATAGGCGATTCCTACTCAGAAACCTTCACTGTTGCGGCAGCTGACGGAACTACATCAACCGTTACTGTACGCATAAACGGTACGAACGATGCGGCCATCCTGTCCAGTGAATCAGTAACCCTTACAGAAACTGACACCGCACTCACAGCTAACGGTCAGCTTACGATCACAGACGTGGACAACCCTGCTGTGTTCGTCGCTCAGACAGAAACAGAGGGAGCATACGGCAAGTTTAGCATAGACGAGAACGGAGCATGGACTTTCACCGCCAACTCAGCTTTCAACGAGCTGAACATAGGCGATTCCTACTCTGAAACATTTACAGTATCAGCGTCTGATGGCACGACATCGACAGTGACAGTCAGAATCAACGGTACTAACGATGCGGCAATCCTGTCCAGTGAGTCAGTAACCCTTACAGAAACTGATACCGCTCTTACAGCCAACGGTCAGCTTACGATAACAGACGTTGATAACCCCGCAGTGTTCGTCGCTCAGACTGATACGGAAGGCGCATACGGCAAGTTCAGCATAGATGAGAATGGAGCATGGACTTTCACCGCTAATTCAGCTTTCAACGAGCTGAACGTCGGTGACTCATACTCAGAAACATTCACTGTATCAGCAGAAGACGGCACAACATCGACAGTGACCGTTAGAATCAACGGCACAAATGATGCCGCAGTTCTTTCAAGCGAATCAGTAGTTCTTACAGAATCCGATACGGCACTTACAGCCAATGGTCAGCTTGCGATAACAGATGTTGACAACCCCGCAGTGTTTGTCGCACAGACTGAAACGGAAGGCATATATGGCAAATTCAGCATAGATGCCAATGGCGCTTGGACATTTACAGCCAACTCAGCTTTCAACGAACTGAACGTGGGCGACTCATACTCAGAAACCTTCACTGTTGCGGCTGCTGATGGAACTACATCAACCGTTACTGTACGCATAAACGGCACAAATGATGCGGCCATCCTGTCCAGTGAATCAGTAGTTCTTACAGAATCCGATGCGGTACTTACCGCCAACGGTCAGCTTACGATAACAGATGTTGATAACC
- a CDS encoding nitroreductase family protein, whose translation MSWQNFLNAVKERRTYYGISNELTVSEKEIETIVEQAVLHAPSSFNSQSARVVLLFGKQHEKLWNIAKEQLRKIVPAEAFAQTEAKIDSFKAGAGSVLYFEDQAVVKGLQEQFAAYADNFPVWSNHSSGMLQFVVWTALEQTGLGASLQHYSPLIDEDVRNEWGLPENWKLIAQMPFGKPVAQPGEKQFSPLEARLKVFR comes from the coding sequence ATGAGCTGGCAAAATTTTTTAAACGCAGTAAAAGAGAGACGTACATATTACGGAATATCAAACGAACTGACCGTATCCGAAAAGGAGATCGAAACCATAGTTGAGCAGGCGGTGCTCCATGCGCCCTCATCCTTCAACTCCCAGAGCGCAAGAGTTGTTCTGCTGTTCGGAAAACAGCACGAAAAACTCTGGAACATCGCAAAGGAACAGCTGAGAAAGATAGTTCCGGCAGAGGCATTCGCCCAGACGGAAGCCAAGATAGACTCTTTTAAAGCGGGAGCGGGAAGCGTTCTGTATTTCGAGGATCAGGCCGTTGTGAAAGGACTTCAGGAGCAGTTCGCCGCCTATGCGGATAACTTCCCCGTATGGTCAAACCACTCGTCAGGCATGCTCCAGTTCGTGGTATGGACGGCTCTGGAACAGACAGGACTCGGCGCATCCCTTCAGCACTACAGCCCGCTGATAGATGAAGACGTAAGAAATGAGTGGGGACTGCCCGAAAACTGGAAGCTGATAGCCCAGATGCCCTTCGGCAAACCCGTTGCCCAGCCCGGCGAAAAACAGTTTTCACCCCTTGAGGCCAGACTTAAAGTTTTCAGATAA